The proteins below are encoded in one region of Podarcis raffonei isolate rPodRaf1 chromosome 8, rPodRaf1.pri, whole genome shotgun sequence:
- the SPOCD1 gene encoding SPOC domain-containing protein 1 isoform X2 translates to MKGIATKLTKPCYVLLKDTNQQRKQKHCLMHLNPKKLPQKMQNKRKDGIYEKLRVALFDLLDKNCTKKLKTSPKIKNAGGQLEYEKVNKVESGLELDTSVQVLSSGESDPGETNNDFGIKAERTKSTDISALCDEGIFARFSSKESCHDNSIIHHCHEEEIEKEKECLDTSPIHETQYQEYQDLDTSPSFLGETSVSDTSQNLIATFHTEALQTHKIYSSFSSENSFSETKVSKISRRMGASLLPDTTVKKADICQANSEFEPNFVSGANLKLDLKDTVSDIMKSEMSIGERIVSDSMDASAEEFLKEQVGVEEHETLNPNNTMSGNKNMDSCWFLLKIDEVIDQEDSVCATDEENNFRDLECGDVILDHGLDFPQLDSKSGYQSFTDGTAVTKLSEKRRISSDHQEDLDGEINNVEESVNTQPAEENSSVQELSGSTVKLLGTQTRSDEKFTLGKLIELEDSSDDEVYNEGASHISRGRAFHKMESHNRKGLFSCCYPLDLMKEAQEEGPQMMISVWHKESQGNCALLLPNSKNEGKLYSETVIQHKPLNLDDDRTKKNKRRQGPSKAPAPVHSSQLTQEQSRRKVVDALREALLKRLDDLPDLCVQKKTVVKIAKKVEQEIFKRFCCVEQNYKNKYRSLLFNLKSAENQYLFRKLILGEITPKRLVQMSSFEMAPPELAEWRAKENKRALEIIEREEQEAPRCCSAKFNHKGIVEIEREAEEDLMFQEIFGSQSPKEVNHSSEIPRVSVRDPDDVQRNCSEDPNYLSCFGQITAGGEQGFKSPTYKHALKQKANATKHWHPSTMFSEEGERPLHVDSPISPHIPKKHRRMEKQPRNSAIWEGVIHMFSVKQFVAKAYPVSGSSCNLSQALPHLLQGRGCILPDDVWSYLDSIWPANSKEMGVIRFHPSLPKGFDSYNTLYSYLNNKQRYGIVDSNQMEIFMVPLAAYQPVPSKLHTFGGPGLEPCHPSLLLGLILPKRTCTGSLETMSNPLPKARRKNITLKDSTGADSFSLPQVDTCQTWPPPQLSIDSLLCGNEGPLLVLPRQEPLSADAVFVHPEELGGETFHRDPSSLRHEEAGNEANHFPVGDTLQSLSSSWAVEQWNNLSLGILGAQPHQDRDHVQLCGDSDQSYIWKTLELLLSAEPVCPDQHEADGANIIDSSFLQSILCADALPPCEVSQVLSSPQIPCVAYVAGEPNSLLQETLSLIQQVESHLQTQGPNAQMP, encoded by the exons ATGAAAGGTATAGCAACAAAATTAACAAAGCCTTGCTATGTGCTTTTGAAAGATACCAaccagcaaagaaaacaaaaacattgttTAATGCATCTGAATCCAAAGAAATTGCCacagaaaatgcaaaacaaaaggaaGGATGGTATTTATGAAAAACTAAGGGTTGCCCTGTTTGACTTGTTGGATAAAAATTGTACTAAAAAGCTAAAGACATCCCCCAAGATTAAGAATGCTGGGGGACAACTGGAATATGAAAAAGTGAACAAGGTGGAAAGTGGCTTGGAACTTGACACTTCTGTTCAAGTGCTAAGTTCTGGAGAATCAGACCCTGGGGAAACAAATAATGATTTTGGTATTAAAGCTGAAAGAACAAAATCTACAGATATATCTGCCCTATGTGATGAAGGTATTTTTGCAAGATTTTCTTCTAAGGAATCATGCCATGATAATTCCATTATCCATCATTGTCATGAAGAAGAAATTGAAAAAGAGAAAGAGTGTTTAGATACTTCTCCAATTCATGAGACGCAGTATCAAGAGTATCAAGATCTGGACACATCACCTAGCTTtttaggagaaacatcagtcagTGATACTAGTCAAAATCTGATAGCTACTTTTCATACAGAAGCTTTACAGACTCACAAAATTTATTCCTCTTTTTCATCTGAAAATTCATTTAGTGAAACCAAGGTCTCCAAAATATCCCGAAGAATGGGTGCTTCTCTGTTGCCTGATACAACTGTTAAGAAAGCAGACATATGTCAAGCAAACTCTGAATTTGAACCTAACTTTGTTTCAGGGGCCAATCTTAAATTAGACTTGAAGGACACAGTTTCTGACATAATGAAAAGTGAGATGTCCATAGGAGAAAGAATTGTTTCAGATTCTATGGATGCATCGGCTGAAGAATTTCTCAAAGAACAAGTGGGTGTGGAAGAACATGAGACTCTAAACCCAAACAATACCATGTCTGGGAACAAGAATATGGATAGTTgctggtttcttctgaaaattGATGAAGTTATAGATCAGGAAGATTCTGTGTGTGCCACGGATGAAGAAAACAATTTCAGAGACCTGGAGTGTGGAGATGTTATTTTAGATCATGGTCTTGACTTTCCACAGTTGGACAGCAAGTCAGGGTATCAGTCATTCACAGATGGCACTGCAGTTACCAAGCTCAGTGAGAAAAGAAGAATATCAAGTGATCACCAAGAGGACCTGGATGGCGAGATCAACAATGTAGAAGAAAGTGTGAATACTCAACCAGCCGAAGAAAACAGTTCTGTGCAG GAATTGTCTGGGTCAACAGTCAAACTCCTTGGAACTCAGACTCGCAGTGATGAAAAGTTCACTTTGGGGAAGCTCATAGAACTGGAGGATTCATCAGATGACGAG gtgtataatgaaggggcCAGCCATATCTCccgggggagagcattccacaaaatggagagccacaacagaaaaggcctgttctcatgttgctaccctctggatctcatgaaggaggcacaggaagaaggtcctcagatgatgatctcggTTTGG CACAAGGAAAGCCAAGGCAACTGTGCTCTTCTGCTACCAAATAGTAAAAATGAAGGGAAGCTGTATTCAGAAACTGTCATTCAGCACAAGCCTTTGAATTTAG ATGATGATAGGACAAAGAAGAATAAGAGACGCCAGGGACCTAGCAAGGCACCAGCTCCAGTTCACAGTTCTCAGCTGACTCAGGAACAAAGTCGTCGTAAGGTTGTGGATGCCTTGAGGGAAGCTCTTTTGAAAAG GTTGGATGATTTGCCTGACCTGTGTGTACAGAAAAAAACAGTCGTGAAGATAGCAAAGAAAGTGGAGCAGGAGATTTTCAAACGGTTTTGCTGTGTTGAACAAAACTACAAGAACAAGTACCGCAGTCTGCTCTTCAACTTAAAATCTGCAGAAAACCAG TACCTCTTCCGCAAATTAATACTTGGGGAGATTACCCCCAAGAGACTAGTTCAGATGAGCTCCTTTGAGATGGCACCCCCGGAACTAGCAGAGTGGAGAGCCAAAGAGAACAAACGT GCGCTGGAAATAATAGAGAGAGAGGAACAAGAAGCACCAAGGTGTTGCTCTGCAAAATTCAACCACAAAGGCATtgtagagatagagagagaagcagaagagGACTTGATGTTCCAAGAAATATTT GGATCACAGTCACCCAAAGAGGTGAACCATAGTTCTGAGATTCCTAGAGTATCTGTGAGAGACCCAGATGATGTTCAGCGGAATTGTTCTGAGGATCCAAACTATCTTAGTTGTTTTG GACAAATTACTGCCGGCGGCGAGCAGGGATTTAAGTCACCTACGTACAAGCACGCtttaaaacagaaagcaaatgCCACCAAACATTGGCACCCAAGCACCATGTtctcagaggaaggagaaaggcctCTTCATGTGGACAG CCCCATCTCACCTCACATTCCAAAGAAACATCGACGAATGGAGAAGCAGCCCAGGAACTCCGCCATCTGGGAAGGAGTCATTCACATGTTCAGTGTGAAGCAATTTGTGGCAAAAGCATATCCTGTTTCTGGATCCAGCTGTAATCTGTCACAG GCTTTACCACATCTTCTACAGGGAAGGGGCTGTATTCTCCCGGACGATGTCTGGTCCTATCTAGACAGCATATGGCCAGCAAACAGCAAG GAGATGGGAGTGATAAGATTCCACCCCAGCTTACCCAAAGGCTTCGACTCTTATAACACGCTCTATTCCTACTTGAACAATAAACAAAGATATGGCATCGTGGACAGCAACCAGATGGAGATATTCATGGTGCCATTAGCAGCTTACCAGCCTGTGCCTTCTAAACTGCACACATTTGGTGGTCCAG ggCTTGAGCCATGCCACCCTTCTTTGTTGCTGGGACTAATTCTGCCCAAGAGAACATGTACAGGCAGTTTGGAAACAATGTCTAATCCTTTACCAAAAGCCAGGAGAAAGAATATCACTTTAAAGGACAGCACTGGAGCTGATAGCTTTTCTCTTCCACAAGTGGACACTTGCCAGACATGGCCACCACCACAATTGTCCATAGATAGCCTTCTCTGTGGAAATGAGGGGCCCTTGCTAGTCCTTCCAAGACAAGAGCCTTTATCAGCTGATGCTGTCTTTGTTCACCCTGAAGAGCTTGGTGGAGAGACATTTCATAGAGATCCTTCCTCTTTGCGGCATGAAGAGGCAGGAAATGAAGCCAATCACTTTCCTGTAGGTGATACTCTCCAGTCACTAAGTAGTTCTTGGGCAGTGGAACAGTGGAACAACTTGAGTCTTGGAATCTTGGGAGCACAGCCACATCAGGACAGGGATCATGTGCAGCTCTGTGGTGATTCTGATCAATCATATATCTGGAAGACTCTTGAGCTTCTTTTGTCTGCTGAGCCTGTGTGCCCAGATCAACATGAAGCAGATGGAGCAAACATAATAGATTCCTCATTCTTACAGAGCATCCTTTGTGCTGATGCTTTGCCACCTTGCGAAGTGTCACAGGTTCTATCTTCGCCCCAGATTCCTTGCGTTGCATATGTTGCTGGAGAACCCAACTCATTGTTGCAGGAAACTTTATCCCTCATCCAGCAGGTTGAGTCCCATCTCCAGACTCAGGGGCCTAATGCACAGATGCCCTAA
- the SPOCD1 gene encoding SPOC domain-containing protein 1 isoform X1, with product MKGIATKLTKPCYVLLKDTNQQRKQKHCLMHLNPKKLPQKMQNKRKDGIYEKLRVALFDLLDKNCTKKLKTSPKIKNAGGQLEYEKVNKVESGLELDTSVQVLSSGESDPGETNNDFGIKAERTKSTDISALCDEGIFARFSSKESCHDNSIIHHCHEEEIEKEKECLDTSPIHETQYQEYQDLDTSPSFLGETSVSDTSQNLIATFHTEALQTHKIYSSFSSENSFSETKVSKISRRMGASLLPDTTVKKADICQANSEFEPNFVSGANLKLDLKDTVSDIMKSEMSIGERIVSDSMDASAEEFLKEQVGVEEHETLNPNNTMSGNKNMDSCWFLLKIDEVIDQEDSVCATDEENNFRDLECGDVILDHGLDFPQLDSKSGYQSFTDGTAVTKLSEKRRISSDHQEDLDGEINNVEESVNTQPAEENSSVQEEESLRPHQSHGVKMVFYELSGSTVKLLGTQTRSDEKFTLGKLIELEDSSDDEVYNEGASHISRGRAFHKMESHNRKGLFSCCYPLDLMKEAQEEGPQMMISVWHKESQGNCALLLPNSKNEGKLYSETVIQHKPLNLDDDRTKKNKRRQGPSKAPAPVHSSQLTQEQSRRKVVDALREALLKRLDDLPDLCVQKKTVVKIAKKVEQEIFKRFCCVEQNYKNKYRSLLFNLKSAENQYLFRKLILGEITPKRLVQMSSFEMAPPELAEWRAKENKRALEIIEREEQEAPRCCSAKFNHKGIVEIEREAEEDLMFQEIFGSQSPKEVNHSSEIPRVSVRDPDDVQRNCSEDPNYLSCFGQITAGGEQGFKSPTYKHALKQKANATKHWHPSTMFSEEGERPLHVDSPISPHIPKKHRRMEKQPRNSAIWEGVIHMFSVKQFVAKAYPVSGSSCNLSQALPHLLQGRGCILPDDVWSYLDSIWPANSKEMGVIRFHPSLPKGFDSYNTLYSYLNNKQRYGIVDSNQMEIFMVPLAAYQPVPSKLHTFGGPGLEPCHPSLLLGLILPKRTCTGSLETMSNPLPKARRKNITLKDSTGADSFSLPQVDTCQTWPPPQLSIDSLLCGNEGPLLVLPRQEPLSADAVFVHPEELGGETFHRDPSSLRHEEAGNEANHFPVGDTLQSLSSSWAVEQWNNLSLGILGAQPHQDRDHVQLCGDSDQSYIWKTLELLLSAEPVCPDQHEADGANIIDSSFLQSILCADALPPCEVSQVLSSPQIPCVAYVAGEPNSLLQETLSLIQQVESHLQTQGPNAQMP from the exons ATGAAAGGTATAGCAACAAAATTAACAAAGCCTTGCTATGTGCTTTTGAAAGATACCAaccagcaaagaaaacaaaaacattgttTAATGCATCTGAATCCAAAGAAATTGCCacagaaaatgcaaaacaaaaggaaGGATGGTATTTATGAAAAACTAAGGGTTGCCCTGTTTGACTTGTTGGATAAAAATTGTACTAAAAAGCTAAAGACATCCCCCAAGATTAAGAATGCTGGGGGACAACTGGAATATGAAAAAGTGAACAAGGTGGAAAGTGGCTTGGAACTTGACACTTCTGTTCAAGTGCTAAGTTCTGGAGAATCAGACCCTGGGGAAACAAATAATGATTTTGGTATTAAAGCTGAAAGAACAAAATCTACAGATATATCTGCCCTATGTGATGAAGGTATTTTTGCAAGATTTTCTTCTAAGGAATCATGCCATGATAATTCCATTATCCATCATTGTCATGAAGAAGAAATTGAAAAAGAGAAAGAGTGTTTAGATACTTCTCCAATTCATGAGACGCAGTATCAAGAGTATCAAGATCTGGACACATCACCTAGCTTtttaggagaaacatcagtcagTGATACTAGTCAAAATCTGATAGCTACTTTTCATACAGAAGCTTTACAGACTCACAAAATTTATTCCTCTTTTTCATCTGAAAATTCATTTAGTGAAACCAAGGTCTCCAAAATATCCCGAAGAATGGGTGCTTCTCTGTTGCCTGATACAACTGTTAAGAAAGCAGACATATGTCAAGCAAACTCTGAATTTGAACCTAACTTTGTTTCAGGGGCCAATCTTAAATTAGACTTGAAGGACACAGTTTCTGACATAATGAAAAGTGAGATGTCCATAGGAGAAAGAATTGTTTCAGATTCTATGGATGCATCGGCTGAAGAATTTCTCAAAGAACAAGTGGGTGTGGAAGAACATGAGACTCTAAACCCAAACAATACCATGTCTGGGAACAAGAATATGGATAGTTgctggtttcttctgaaaattGATGAAGTTATAGATCAGGAAGATTCTGTGTGTGCCACGGATGAAGAAAACAATTTCAGAGACCTGGAGTGTGGAGATGTTATTTTAGATCATGGTCTTGACTTTCCACAGTTGGACAGCAAGTCAGGGTATCAGTCATTCACAGATGGCACTGCAGTTACCAAGCTCAGTGAGAAAAGAAGAATATCAAGTGATCACCAAGAGGACCTGGATGGCGAGATCAACAATGTAGAAGAAAGTGTGAATACTCAACCAGCCGAAGAAAACAGTTCTGTGCAG GAGGAAGAAAGCCTGCGACCACATCAATCTCACGGTGTAAAAATGGTCTTTTAC GAATTGTCTGGGTCAACAGTCAAACTCCTTGGAACTCAGACTCGCAGTGATGAAAAGTTCACTTTGGGGAAGCTCATAGAACTGGAGGATTCATCAGATGACGAG gtgtataatgaaggggcCAGCCATATCTCccgggggagagcattccacaaaatggagagccacaacagaaaaggcctgttctcatgttgctaccctctggatctcatgaaggaggcacaggaagaaggtcctcagatgatgatctcggTTTGG CACAAGGAAAGCCAAGGCAACTGTGCTCTTCTGCTACCAAATAGTAAAAATGAAGGGAAGCTGTATTCAGAAACTGTCATTCAGCACAAGCCTTTGAATTTAG ATGATGATAGGACAAAGAAGAATAAGAGACGCCAGGGACCTAGCAAGGCACCAGCTCCAGTTCACAGTTCTCAGCTGACTCAGGAACAAAGTCGTCGTAAGGTTGTGGATGCCTTGAGGGAAGCTCTTTTGAAAAG GTTGGATGATTTGCCTGACCTGTGTGTACAGAAAAAAACAGTCGTGAAGATAGCAAAGAAAGTGGAGCAGGAGATTTTCAAACGGTTTTGCTGTGTTGAACAAAACTACAAGAACAAGTACCGCAGTCTGCTCTTCAACTTAAAATCTGCAGAAAACCAG TACCTCTTCCGCAAATTAATACTTGGGGAGATTACCCCCAAGAGACTAGTTCAGATGAGCTCCTTTGAGATGGCACCCCCGGAACTAGCAGAGTGGAGAGCCAAAGAGAACAAACGT GCGCTGGAAATAATAGAGAGAGAGGAACAAGAAGCACCAAGGTGTTGCTCTGCAAAATTCAACCACAAAGGCATtgtagagatagagagagaagcagaagagGACTTGATGTTCCAAGAAATATTT GGATCACAGTCACCCAAAGAGGTGAACCATAGTTCTGAGATTCCTAGAGTATCTGTGAGAGACCCAGATGATGTTCAGCGGAATTGTTCTGAGGATCCAAACTATCTTAGTTGTTTTG GACAAATTACTGCCGGCGGCGAGCAGGGATTTAAGTCACCTACGTACAAGCACGCtttaaaacagaaagcaaatgCCACCAAACATTGGCACCCAAGCACCATGTtctcagaggaaggagaaaggcctCTTCATGTGGACAG CCCCATCTCACCTCACATTCCAAAGAAACATCGACGAATGGAGAAGCAGCCCAGGAACTCCGCCATCTGGGAAGGAGTCATTCACATGTTCAGTGTGAAGCAATTTGTGGCAAAAGCATATCCTGTTTCTGGATCCAGCTGTAATCTGTCACAG GCTTTACCACATCTTCTACAGGGAAGGGGCTGTATTCTCCCGGACGATGTCTGGTCCTATCTAGACAGCATATGGCCAGCAAACAGCAAG GAGATGGGAGTGATAAGATTCCACCCCAGCTTACCCAAAGGCTTCGACTCTTATAACACGCTCTATTCCTACTTGAACAATAAACAAAGATATGGCATCGTGGACAGCAACCAGATGGAGATATTCATGGTGCCATTAGCAGCTTACCAGCCTGTGCCTTCTAAACTGCACACATTTGGTGGTCCAG ggCTTGAGCCATGCCACCCTTCTTTGTTGCTGGGACTAATTCTGCCCAAGAGAACATGTACAGGCAGTTTGGAAACAATGTCTAATCCTTTACCAAAAGCCAGGAGAAAGAATATCACTTTAAAGGACAGCACTGGAGCTGATAGCTTTTCTCTTCCACAAGTGGACACTTGCCAGACATGGCCACCACCACAATTGTCCATAGATAGCCTTCTCTGTGGAAATGAGGGGCCCTTGCTAGTCCTTCCAAGACAAGAGCCTTTATCAGCTGATGCTGTCTTTGTTCACCCTGAAGAGCTTGGTGGAGAGACATTTCATAGAGATCCTTCCTCTTTGCGGCATGAAGAGGCAGGAAATGAAGCCAATCACTTTCCTGTAGGTGATACTCTCCAGTCACTAAGTAGTTCTTGGGCAGTGGAACAGTGGAACAACTTGAGTCTTGGAATCTTGGGAGCACAGCCACATCAGGACAGGGATCATGTGCAGCTCTGTGGTGATTCTGATCAATCATATATCTGGAAGACTCTTGAGCTTCTTTTGTCTGCTGAGCCTGTGTGCCCAGATCAACATGAAGCAGATGGAGCAAACATAATAGATTCCTCATTCTTACAGAGCATCCTTTGTGCTGATGCTTTGCCACCTTGCGAAGTGTCACAGGTTCTATCTTCGCCCCAGATTCCTTGCGTTGCATATGTTGCTGGAGAACCCAACTCATTGTTGCAGGAAACTTTATCCCTCATCCAGCAGGTTGAGTCCCATCTCCAGACTCAGGGGCCTAATGCACAGATGCCCTAA
- the SPOCD1 gene encoding SPOC domain-containing protein 1 isoform X4, giving the protein MKGIATKLTKPCYVLLKDTNQQRKQKHCLMHLNPKKLPQKMQNKRKDGIYEKLRVALFDLLDKNCTKKLKTSPKIKNAGGQLEYEKVNKVESGLELDTSVQVLSSGESDPGETNNDFGIKAERTKSTDISALCDEGIFARFSSKESCHDNSIIHHCHEEEIEKEKECLDTSPIHETQYQEYQDLDTSPSFLGETSVSDTSQNLIATFHTEALQTHKIYSSFSSENSFSETKVSKISRRMGASLLPDTTVKKADICQANSEFEPNFVSGANLKLDLKDTVSDIMKSEMSIGERIVSDSMDASAEEFLKEQVGVEEHETLNPNNTMSGNKNMDSCWFLLKIDEVIDQEDSVCATDEENNFRDLECGDVILDHGLDFPQLDSKSGYQSFTDGTAVTKLSEKRRISSDHQEDLDGEINNVEESVNTQPAEENSSVQEEESLRPHQSHGVKMVFYELSGSTVKLLGTQTRSDEKFTLGKLIELEDSSDDEHKESQGNCALLLPNSKNEGKLYSETVIQHKPLNLDDDRTKKNKRRQGPSKAPAPVHSSQLTQEQSRRKVVDALREALLKRLDDLPDLCVQKKTVVKIAKKVEQEIFKRFCCVEQNYKNKYRSLLFNLKSAENQYLFRKLILGEITPKRLVQMSSFEMAPPELAEWRAKENKRALEIIEREEQEAPRCCSAKFNHKGIVEIEREAEEDLMFQEIFGSQSPKEVNHSSEIPRVSVRDPDDVQRNCSEDPNYLSCFGQITAGGEQGFKSPTYKHALKQKANATKHWHPSTMFSEEGERPLHVDSPISPHIPKKHRRMEKQPRNSAIWEGVIHMFSVKQFVAKAYPVSGSSCNLSQALPHLLQGRGCILPDDVWSYLDSIWPANSKEMGVIRFHPSLPKGFDSYNTLYSYLNNKQRYGIVDSNQMEIFMVPLAAYQPVPSKLHTFGGPGLEPCHPSLLLGLILPKRTCTGSLETMSNPLPKARRKNITLKDSTGADSFSLPQVDTCQTWPPPQLSIDSLLCGNEGPLLVLPRQEPLSADAVFVHPEELGGETFHRDPSSLRHEEAGNEANHFPVGDTLQSLSSSWAVEQWNNLSLGILGAQPHQDRDHVQLCGDSDQSYIWKTLELLLSAEPVCPDQHEADGANIIDSSFLQSILCADALPPCEVSQVLSSPQIPCVAYVAGEPNSLLQETLSLIQQVESHLQTQGPNAQMP; this is encoded by the exons ATGAAAGGTATAGCAACAAAATTAACAAAGCCTTGCTATGTGCTTTTGAAAGATACCAaccagcaaagaaaacaaaaacattgttTAATGCATCTGAATCCAAAGAAATTGCCacagaaaatgcaaaacaaaaggaaGGATGGTATTTATGAAAAACTAAGGGTTGCCCTGTTTGACTTGTTGGATAAAAATTGTACTAAAAAGCTAAAGACATCCCCCAAGATTAAGAATGCTGGGGGACAACTGGAATATGAAAAAGTGAACAAGGTGGAAAGTGGCTTGGAACTTGACACTTCTGTTCAAGTGCTAAGTTCTGGAGAATCAGACCCTGGGGAAACAAATAATGATTTTGGTATTAAAGCTGAAAGAACAAAATCTACAGATATATCTGCCCTATGTGATGAAGGTATTTTTGCAAGATTTTCTTCTAAGGAATCATGCCATGATAATTCCATTATCCATCATTGTCATGAAGAAGAAATTGAAAAAGAGAAAGAGTGTTTAGATACTTCTCCAATTCATGAGACGCAGTATCAAGAGTATCAAGATCTGGACACATCACCTAGCTTtttaggagaaacatcagtcagTGATACTAGTCAAAATCTGATAGCTACTTTTCATACAGAAGCTTTACAGACTCACAAAATTTATTCCTCTTTTTCATCTGAAAATTCATTTAGTGAAACCAAGGTCTCCAAAATATCCCGAAGAATGGGTGCTTCTCTGTTGCCTGATACAACTGTTAAGAAAGCAGACATATGTCAAGCAAACTCTGAATTTGAACCTAACTTTGTTTCAGGGGCCAATCTTAAATTAGACTTGAAGGACACAGTTTCTGACATAATGAAAAGTGAGATGTCCATAGGAGAAAGAATTGTTTCAGATTCTATGGATGCATCGGCTGAAGAATTTCTCAAAGAACAAGTGGGTGTGGAAGAACATGAGACTCTAAACCCAAACAATACCATGTCTGGGAACAAGAATATGGATAGTTgctggtttcttctgaaaattGATGAAGTTATAGATCAGGAAGATTCTGTGTGTGCCACGGATGAAGAAAACAATTTCAGAGACCTGGAGTGTGGAGATGTTATTTTAGATCATGGTCTTGACTTTCCACAGTTGGACAGCAAGTCAGGGTATCAGTCATTCACAGATGGCACTGCAGTTACCAAGCTCAGTGAGAAAAGAAGAATATCAAGTGATCACCAAGAGGACCTGGATGGCGAGATCAACAATGTAGAAGAAAGTGTGAATACTCAACCAGCCGAAGAAAACAGTTCTGTGCAG GAGGAAGAAAGCCTGCGACCACATCAATCTCACGGTGTAAAAATGGTCTTTTAC GAATTGTCTGGGTCAACAGTCAAACTCCTTGGAACTCAGACTCGCAGTGATGAAAAGTTCACTTTGGGGAAGCTCATAGAACTGGAGGATTCATCAGATGACGAG CACAAGGAAAGCCAAGGCAACTGTGCTCTTCTGCTACCAAATAGTAAAAATGAAGGGAAGCTGTATTCAGAAACTGTCATTCAGCACAAGCCTTTGAATTTAG ATGATGATAGGACAAAGAAGAATAAGAGACGCCAGGGACCTAGCAAGGCACCAGCTCCAGTTCACAGTTCTCAGCTGACTCAGGAACAAAGTCGTCGTAAGGTTGTGGATGCCTTGAGGGAAGCTCTTTTGAAAAG GTTGGATGATTTGCCTGACCTGTGTGTACAGAAAAAAACAGTCGTGAAGATAGCAAAGAAAGTGGAGCAGGAGATTTTCAAACGGTTTTGCTGTGTTGAACAAAACTACAAGAACAAGTACCGCAGTCTGCTCTTCAACTTAAAATCTGCAGAAAACCAG TACCTCTTCCGCAAATTAATACTTGGGGAGATTACCCCCAAGAGACTAGTTCAGATGAGCTCCTTTGAGATGGCACCCCCGGAACTAGCAGAGTGGAGAGCCAAAGAGAACAAACGT GCGCTGGAAATAATAGAGAGAGAGGAACAAGAAGCACCAAGGTGTTGCTCTGCAAAATTCAACCACAAAGGCATtgtagagatagagagagaagcagaagagGACTTGATGTTCCAAGAAATATTT GGATCACAGTCACCCAAAGAGGTGAACCATAGTTCTGAGATTCCTAGAGTATCTGTGAGAGACCCAGATGATGTTCAGCGGAATTGTTCTGAGGATCCAAACTATCTTAGTTGTTTTG GACAAATTACTGCCGGCGGCGAGCAGGGATTTAAGTCACCTACGTACAAGCACGCtttaaaacagaaagcaaatgCCACCAAACATTGGCACCCAAGCACCATGTtctcagaggaaggagaaaggcctCTTCATGTGGACAG CCCCATCTCACCTCACATTCCAAAGAAACATCGACGAATGGAGAAGCAGCCCAGGAACTCCGCCATCTGGGAAGGAGTCATTCACATGTTCAGTGTGAAGCAATTTGTGGCAAAAGCATATCCTGTTTCTGGATCCAGCTGTAATCTGTCACAG GCTTTACCACATCTTCTACAGGGAAGGGGCTGTATTCTCCCGGACGATGTCTGGTCCTATCTAGACAGCATATGGCCAGCAAACAGCAAG GAGATGGGAGTGATAAGATTCCACCCCAGCTTACCCAAAGGCTTCGACTCTTATAACACGCTCTATTCCTACTTGAACAATAAACAAAGATATGGCATCGTGGACAGCAACCAGATGGAGATATTCATGGTGCCATTAGCAGCTTACCAGCCTGTGCCTTCTAAACTGCACACATTTGGTGGTCCAG ggCTTGAGCCATGCCACCCTTCTTTGTTGCTGGGACTAATTCTGCCCAAGAGAACATGTACAGGCAGTTTGGAAACAATGTCTAATCCTTTACCAAAAGCCAGGAGAAAGAATATCACTTTAAAGGACAGCACTGGAGCTGATAGCTTTTCTCTTCCACAAGTGGACACTTGCCAGACATGGCCACCACCACAATTGTCCATAGATAGCCTTCTCTGTGGAAATGAGGGGCCCTTGCTAGTCCTTCCAAGACAAGAGCCTTTATCAGCTGATGCTGTCTTTGTTCACCCTGAAGAGCTTGGTGGAGAGACATTTCATAGAGATCCTTCCTCTTTGCGGCATGAAGAGGCAGGAAATGAAGCCAATCACTTTCCTGTAGGTGATACTCTCCAGTCACTAAGTAGTTCTTGGGCAGTGGAACAGTGGAACAACTTGAGTCTTGGAATCTTGGGAGCACAGCCACATCAGGACAGGGATCATGTGCAGCTCTGTGGTGATTCTGATCAATCATATATCTGGAAGACTCTTGAGCTTCTTTTGTCTGCTGAGCCTGTGTGCCCAGATCAACATGAAGCAGATGGAGCAAACATAATAGATTCCTCATTCTTACAGAGCATCCTTTGTGCTGATGCTTTGCCACCTTGCGAAGTGTCACAGGTTCTATCTTCGCCCCAGATTCCTTGCGTTGCATATGTTGCTGGAGAACCCAACTCATTGTTGCAGGAAACTTTATCCCTCATCCAGCAGGTTGAGTCCCATCTCCAGACTCAGGGGCCTAATGCACAGATGCCCTAA